The Acidobacteriota bacterium genome includes a region encoding these proteins:
- a CDS encoding STAS domain-containing protein: MASKVRKEGTAAILELDGKLSLGAAVDDFRSKWTDALAGGAKDIVVNLAAVPMVDSSGIGSLIRCHSAVNAAGGKLKIVAATKTVLQAFKVTRLDRVLEIHADEKSALASL; encoded by the coding sequence ATGGCTTCCAAAGTCCGCAAGGAAGGGACCGCCGCCATCCTCGAGTTAGACGGAAAACTCTCGCTCGGCGCCGCAGTCGATGACTTCCGCAGCAAGTGGACAGACGCGCTCGCCGGCGGCGCGAAGGACATCGTGGTGAACCTGGCGGCGGTGCCGATGGTGGATTCTTCCGGCATCGGGAGCCTGATCCGCTGCCATTCGGCGGTCAACGCGGCGGGCGGCAAGCTGAAGATCGTGGCCGCCACGAAAACCGTGCTGCAGGCTTTCAAGGTGACGCGCCTCGACCGCGTGCTCGAGATCCATGCCGACGAGAAGAGCGCCTTGGCTTCGCTCTAA